GGGAGAGCAGCTCGATGTGCTCCTCGTGAAGCACGAGGCCGCGCTCGCTTGCGATCGCGAACAGCTCGCGCGCCTGCGCGGGGCCGGGCACGAGCGGGAACTCGACCAGAACGTGCTTTCCCGCCAGAAGCGCCGCGCGCGCCTGTTCCGGGTGGAGAAGGTTGGGCGTGCACAGGATCACGCCCGAGATCGAGCGATCCGCGAGCACGTCCGCGAACGTCGCTCCCTCGGGAGCGCGGAACGAGACGAGCGCCGCCAGCCGCGCGACCCGGCTCTCGGCGAGCGCGCGCACGCGCGCCTGGCCGGCCCGACCCGCGCCGATCACCGCAAGCGAGAGACGCGCGTCCACCGAGCTAGCCGAGCTTGCAGGCGAGCGTGATCCCATCGGCGACGCCGATCATCACCGATCGCACGCGCCGATCGGCCGCGACGTGTTCGTTCAGCGCCCGGATCGCGACCGTGTCCTCACTCTGATCCGACTCGCGCAGGACCTGCCCGCTCCAGAGCACGTTGTCGATCGCGATCAGCCCGCCCGGCCGGAGCCGGCGCAGGATCTCCTCGTAGTAGGCGCGGTAGCTCCCCTTGTCCGCGTCGATGAAGCCGAAGTCGAAGCAGATCTCGTCGGGCTGCGCGCGAAGCGTTTCGAGCGCGGGGCCGAGCACGAGCTCGATCCGGTCCGCGACGCCTGCCTTCGCCCAGTAGCGCCGCGCCACCGCGGTGTACTCCTCCGAGACGTCGCAGGCCAGCAGCCTGCCGCCGGGGGGAAGCGCGCGCGCCATGCAGAGCGCGCTGTAGCCGGTGAAGGTTCCGACCTCGACCACACGGCGGGCGCCGGTCGCGGCGACCAGCACGCCGAGCAGGGTTCCCTCCTCGGGGGCGATCTGCATCACCGCGCGCTCTCCGGTCGATCGCCGCGTCTCCTCCTGGAGCTCGCGCAGGATCGGGTCGTCGGGCGTGCGGTGCGCCGACAGGTAGGAGTGCAGAGCGACGTCGATCGGTGTGTACTGGCTCATCGTCGTCCGCAGTCTACCGAAGAAATTCCGTGGGAAGGCGGGAGCGCGCTGCTAGAATCGGGCCACCGCCACGAGGGGAGGAGGGGGTTCGAGATGGCTGCCAAGAAGAAGACCACCGCGAAGAAGCCGGCAAAGAAGGCGCCCGCGAAGACCACGGCTCGAAAACCCGCGAAGAAGGCTGCGCCCGCGGCAAAGAAGAAGAAGGCCGCCGCGGCCAAGCTTGCGCCGCGCCTGGCTTCGCCCGCGGAGGAGCTCGCCAAGCGGATCGTCGCCGCGATGGACGACGAAGTTCACCTCGACATGGGCAAGTTCTACACCGACGACGCCGTCTCGGTGGAGCCGGCCGGCGGCACGCTGACCGGCTTGCAGGCGCTGCGCTCGAAGCTGGCCGGCTGGCTCGCGGGCCTGCGCAGCTCCAGCTGGAAGGCGCGACACGTCTTCGTGTCGAAGAACGCGATCTGCATCGAGTGGGAGGCCGACCTGGTGATGAAGGACGGCCGCCAGCTCAAGCTCTCCGAGGTCGCGGTGCACGAGCTTCGCGGCGAGAAGATCTGTCGCGAGCGCTACTACTACGATCCGCGCGCGCTGATGCCGCCCGCGCAGGCGGCGCCGCCCGAGCGACCG
The sequence above is drawn from the Deltaproteobacteria bacterium genome and encodes:
- a CDS encoding nuclear transport factor 2 family protein, with translation MDDEVHLDMGKFYTDDAVSVEPAGGTLTGLQALRSKLAGWLAGLRSSSWKARHVFVSKNAICIEWEADLVMKDGRQLKLSEVAVHELRGEKICRERYYYDPRALMPPAQAAPPERPRPPAPAPVAAAASDDDDPSIDPLDL
- a CDS encoding methyltransferase domain-containing protein, which encodes MSQYTPIDVALHSYLSAHRTPDDPILRELQEETRRSTGERAVMQIAPEEGTLLGVLVAATGARRVVEVGTFTGYSALCMARALPPGGRLLACDVSEEYTAVARRYWAKAGVADRIELVLGPALETLRAQPDEICFDFGFIDADKGSYRAYYEEILRRLRPGGLIAIDNVLWSGQVLRESDQSEDTVAIRALNEHVAADRRVRSVMIGVADGITLACKLG